The segment ccgcccgcgccgccgtcgtccgcgtcgccgccgccgtcgtcatcgtcgccgccgctgccggtgagccgcctttccccccccttcgcgtccaccgccgtcgccgctcgggtagggagagagggagccgagagagagaggcagggaggagccgggaggaggaagaaggaaggaaaagagagaagaagagaaaaagaaaagaaaaggaaaggaaagaaaaagaaaaaaaaagaaaagggagaaaaagaaaaggaaataaataggaaattagagggagattagggaagtttagaaaatctaaaataattagaatttagttatagattagttatagtcgtaggattgtgaaatttaatataaaatatggattattcttggaaattcctataagaaatcaattcgcggtagtaatttagatgtaattaataactaagcaaatagatgaatttttatagactattatGGATCACTTTtggataatctctataagtaatctattcacggtagaaattcggatttaatcgctaagaatttttagacgtatattatatttaatcgttagTCATGGACTAAATTaaaacgtataatattataagataattttaggattccgtccgacatttagctcgcgatagaaatttctaacctattatatggacataatgctcgggtagattaaactaaaaaaaaaaacttatgataacaaaatatttatacccgcaaaatagtttaggatatataaatcgaaattgggtgtGCCCTAGTTCgtgaatagtaaagttaatataaaagaatcgattttcgcgttcgacttccatttggatttatttggatttttatttgaattctaaccgaattcaaatcaattttcgcacgtagctatagagcccgagggagttgcggatccaagtgaaggccaagaccctcaagactttgagcaaggcaagtcatcactattctttgaacatgttgatcccaatcgcgaaattattttgtttacaaataaattgcatgcaatgatgaacatcctacttgtgattatgccatgccttgattattgtttaccccttatgcctttgtaaccatgtttacatatgagtccctagtcaactatgacaaacgcttagaaatgctactttagatttatgcatactcatgtttatcaaatgctatatgcttgggcaattacctttgggaaggtaattgagatacggcatgtggagacatgagcgccacattgccatgatattgatgacatgatttatgaaaggaaaatgaaactaaacaaatgttttcgactggggcggatggaggatttgggtggtatccggaagaaggctagtgccgtccctggtcaattaaggaccgagccatgaagttaagcatgaaacgacccccgtacaaccgcacttctcaaatgggtatagacctagcggagtagatagctgagcggaggcagtatccatgcgtagtggtcttcttttaggtgtgtgatgcggcaagcagtctgctggcggatgcccagttcggatggccaggtggatggcggatgcccgttccggatggtcagaggctggcttggcaatactacatgaggatacccataagagaacaatcatgatggactgggttcaacgaAAAGAAGCAACAtaggaatgtgtgtgtttttcccttcccgggagcgccagaactcctctcactactagaaacgtatgacgcctagagtgcatgagggctaaagttcatggagcgggtactgccaatgcgaggttatcgaaaagctttgccgtgatgcgtctcatgtgttgggacgaggctcatgtgttgggacgaggctcatgtgttgggcagtcgcggagtgcgggtaaagtgtacatccactgcagtgtgagtaaaccaaatctattcgaatagccgtgctcgcggttattgagcaccgggacatgtattacacttggctagactctaaattctttaacttgtgagggatgggatattgcatgatgatttttatgctgatggagccacttcctgagaggtgggaatgtggacgtcctcagaaaaccatgacgactcaatggcgggaagctatccttgggatcacagtggatggtggacagaaccgtcattgtttaatatgaacactggtactaaaatttgatcagtctgtgctaggtcttaggcttgtgaaaagaatcacaaaactggctttgcgcaaaggaaccatagccatcctttgaatacccctatcatgtgcattcttGCTGtgatgacttgctgagtacggttggtactcacccttgcaaatataaaattaatcagaagtgggagatgaaacttcggaggatccctatgcctactaccaggcgggagatgaagacgatgacgctcagtaggtcttagtacggtcgttgcctgtggcaatggcatgccgctgcctgaattccgctgccttatctatttctgcttttggatgtattccggaccgctcggtccgatgatttaagacaatgcctacgggcttatgatgtaataattagcaccagactctcgtgtatgtgcttttggtaattcagctatgaactcgtgtgtaccagactacttgatccagggaaatggtactgtttacacgaatgattcctgttataaaaacgggggtccacaaaAGACATGACATTTCTTTTGTTGTTAAAGAAGACATGGAGATAGCGAGCTGATCAATAGAATCTAGAAAGACTGATACCTTGCCAATGTAACTGCGTCTGCATCAAAATAATGGACCTGAAACTAAACAATATAGAGCAAAGAATGGACATGAACATGCATGAACAGGTTTTAATCAATcagaaataaatataaacacaaCGATTATTGCTATCTTTTAATAGAAAGAATAGCCAAGGTAACCACAAATTATTCATCCACTACGCTTGTAATCATATTTCtcacaagaacataatgtaagaTCATACTTAACCAGTGGACCTAATAGTTGTACCGTACACCAAAAAGGCAGAAAAGTTAAATTAAAAGACCATAAATATTGTTGGATTTAGATGCATTCAGTTGGATAGAGCTTTCGATAGTTCTAAAACTGGAAGCACCTTtgctaacaaaaataaatccatCAAAAGGTTTTAGATCAGGTAATTGCATATACCTTGAAGTAATGAAATAAATCATGAAAGAGTAACTATTTTCCTCTGTTATCCTTCATTATTCAAAGCATTATTATCAACATCTACTGTTGTTCCTTCAACATCTGTTCTAACCCATTGCTTGTAATTGTTTGCATTACTGGACATTCCACCAAGGTGTGAAACATGGAATGGCTCAATTTCTATGTCACCTGCCCATTCATCCTCACCAATGTCATATATATCTCTAGGTTTGTTCTTCCTTACCACAGACCACCCAGGATTCATTGGATCATCAACATAATAAACTTGATCTGCTTGATTGGGGAAAATAAAAGGCTCATGCTCAACTTTTTCTCCAGTATGTATGAGATGTGAGAAGTTAACTAGTGTGTAACCATACTTATCTTTTTTAACTCCTTTTCCAGAAACAACATCAACCCATTCACATTTAAACAGTACTACTGAAAATTGTCCAGAGTAATTTAGCTCAATAATATCGATGACTCTACCATAGTATGTTAGATCACCCAATATTGGATTTGTGTCACTTGATTTAGTATAACTGGATGTTTTTGCACTTAGGACAACTCCGCTATTCTGTGTCACTCCATCCAAATGTTTAGGCCTAAACCGGAAGCCACGGGTATTGAAAGCACGATATCTTTTTGCTGGACCAATCGGACCACGAGCCAGCCATCTATGATCATTCTTGACACTGCATATGCCATTTTCCCTCTCTAGATCCATTATCTGTGTACATAGGATTACTTAGTCATGATTTTATTTGTTGATCTAAATGATAATAAAACGAAACTTACATGAGCTCTGAACCATTCATGGAATTTTTCATTTTGGATACGCTCGATAATCTTTGGGATGATGCGGCCTTGCCGATATGTTCTTCTAATCTCATCAGCATGAGTTCtgtaaaaggaaaaagtgtCATGAAGTATGGTTTGAAGAAAATGATTAGTGATGAAGTGTATGATCTTGAGCTAATACCGAAGGTATGGGTTGACATCTGGACAGTTGAAGAGCACATATCTATGTGCTTGCATTTTAGTCAAGCCCCTAATAACATAACTTCTCGGCTTGCCAAGTGGTTTTCCAACATGAGGAAAAAGATATGGTGTGCATTCATCATCTGAACATGCAACTGactcatcattatcatcatttCGTGTAGGCTGGTTATGCTTTGTCTCAAAACCTTCAAGATATCTTGAACAAAATGCCATACACTCATCTGCCAAATATGCTTCTGCAATACATCCTTCAGGATGTGCCTTATTACGCACATATGACTTTAATACACTCAAATACCTACATAAATAAAGAGAAAGattaaaaatgttaaaaattctaTACTAGATAACAAATGAAATTATATTTGTGAGAGAAATGTACCTTTCCACAAAATACATACATCGGTAACACACAGGACCTCCTAATTTTGCTTCAGTGGCTAAATGAACAACCAAGTGCACCATAATGGTAAAAAAACCTGGTGGAAATATCATCTCCAAACGACATAATGTCATTTTAATTTGTTCCTCTAACTTGTCAAGCACATCAATGTACAGGACTTTTGAACTCTGTTCTCTAAAATATCCACATAGATCAAATAAGACAGAAGTGACATTGTCAGGAAGCACACCCCGCAAAGCAACTGGGAGAAGTTCTTGCATTAGAATATGACAGTCATGACTTTTAAGACCTGAAATTTTCCCTTGACTAACATTTATACATTTTGAGATGTTTCCTGCATATCCATCTGGAACCTTAATATCATGGAGAACTTTGCAAAATTGTTGTTTCTCCCGTTTAGACATTGTATAGGAAGCAGGAGGCAAATAATACttattattagcttttcttatGGGATGCAAATCTGGCCTTATATTCATTTCTTGTAGGTCCAAGCGTGCTTGTAAATTATCCTTTGATTTGCCTTCCAGTCCTAACAATGTCCCATATATGTTATCACAAACATTCTTCTCAATATGCATTACATCAAGATTATGATGGAGTACATTCAAGTCCCAGTAAGGCAACGAAAATAAGCCACTACGGCATTTCCATGTTTTTGACTTCTCAAAATCATTAATTTTCTCTATCTTTTGTAAAACTGATGTTTCAGAATAAGCAAGAGGTTCTACTCTATGTTCTTCAGTTCCATCAAAAGAATTTTCATTATATTGTAATTCATGGTCCAGAGGAAGAAATCGACGATGTCCCATGAAACAATACTTGTGTCCATGTTTCAAACGTTTAGAGCACGTTTCTTCACGACACGTAATACAAGCAAATACACCATTGACACTATATCCCGCAAAGATCCCAATCTCAGGATAGTCACTAATAGTGAACAGTACTATAGCACGAAGCTGAAACATCTCATTTTGAGATGCATCATATGTAGGAGTTCCAAcctcaaataaatcaaataactCTTCATAAACTGGTTccataaataaatgaaaatccTTTCCAGGGTAAGATGGACCAGGAATTATTAGTGCAAGCATAATAGAAGATGCTTTCATGCATAACCATGGAGGAAGGTTATATGGAATTAAGACAACTGGCCAACAACTATAAGTTGAACTCAATGTCCCAAAAGGATTAAATCCATCACTAGCCATTGCAAACCTGATGTTTCGAGAATCCGATGCAAACTGGGGATTCCTAGAGTCAATGGACTTCCAAGCCTCTGAGTCAGCTGGATGACGCAACACACCATCCTTTGTACGACCCTCATCATGCCATCTTAATGCTATAGCTGTTTCCTTGTGCATAAATAACCTCTTAAGCCTTGGCTTAATTGGGAAGTACCTTAACACTTTCCTTGGGGTTACCCTTCTCCTTTCCTTCTTTGTTAAAGTAGTTTTATCTTCTTTGTTTTTCCACCTTGAAGTACCACATTTTGAACAAAAGTCATCGTTTGCCTTAGCTTTCCCATAAAGCTGGCAGTTATTTGGACAAACATGAATTTTGACATAATTAAGTCCAAGCTTTCCTATTATCTTCTTAGCTTCAGCAAATGTTCCAGGTAAATTCTTACCATTTGGAATTGCTTGTTGCAAGATTGCTAGCAAATCATTTAATGATTTATTACTCCACTTGTTAACTGATTTTATGTGAAACAAGAGAACTAGAAATGACAGCCTTGTAAGTTCACACCCTTCCCACAAAGGGTCATGAGCATCTCGGAGCAAGTCATAGAATGCTTTTGTTTCATGGTCTGGCCCACTGTTTAAAGAATTTTGTACATCATATTCATTCACTGGAGGGTCATTGTTTGTGTTCCCAAAAGCATCTTGCACTAGTTGGCACATGTTACCATCCATTCCTCTACTTTGTGACTCTGTTCCCCTACTGTTCGCAGAGATGAATGATGTGGTTTCACCATGACAACCCCAAGGACTATACCCAAGTAACATTCCATGACATACTAAATGATCATACACTTCATCCCGTGTTAATAACCACTTGTTGACACACTCCTTACATGGACATCGGATATTATCTTCAAGACTCTTTTCCCTATATGCAAACTGAAGAAAACCATCTATTCCAGCAAGGTACTCATCACTTGGTCTAGGGAAAAGCAATAACTTCTTAATATTATTCAAATCCATCAATTTTCTGtgttaaaataagaaatatagttAATACATGAGTGTTCCTAATTTGACAACAACCACTATATAtttttgattctataattatgCCTTCAAGCCAAAAGAAATTTATCTACCGAACATGTGTAGGTGAGGTTAACTGTACCTGGAAGCTTAGGATTAGGATCCAGTAGATACAGCGTCGATGCAGCCCTGATGCTTTCTTAATTGAACCAAACGAAAACGACCATCTTATCTACTGGCTAGATCAGAAAAATAGCAAAGCAGTACATGAGTGGATCAGACATTGCTGCAGATGGGATTGACAAAAGCAATCAGAATAAAGAATTAAGGACTTTACATGACAATTGAGGAATTAAACTGCACTATGAGCCAATATTTTTGGTTGTACAGATTAAATTATATGGTTAATATAAGAGTTTCTGTGAGCTAGATTAAAAATTGAAACAATAAGATGCAGGGTAAAGTTTTAAGATGCCATCTGCGTACAAGAAAAATGACAAACACTTGGTGTGCATAGAAAAACTTAGTGCTTAACAATTTGCTAACCTGCCGTCATATGCACTTGACTGCCTTAGGGTCTTGACCGTCTTGATCACCAAGCACAGATCCACCAACACCAAGTGAAAATGTGATGGTGAGGTCGCTGTTGCTGATGTGTGGCACGCACAAGGGACATGTAACGGGGACGCGCGGAGGATGCTAGCCACGCCGCGCGAGTCGGAACTGGACCTGGATTCCTAGGGACAGGCCACCGGGGCGGCTAGGGCACGTCTGAACCGGCGTGGAGGCGACCGGTGGCCGGCGCTGCAGGGGCTCGGGCCTGTTTTGGTGGCTCCTGTCAACGACGGAGTGCTGGGGAACGAGACTAGATTGGATGAAGATTGGAAGGGAGCGCACAGGTCTACACGTAGGAGATGAGCGTATTTCTCAATCGGTATCACAACTGCTTCCGGATAAGGAGAAGTGAACCCAGGAAATTGAGAAAGAAACGTGCAAAAAGATCTTTCTAGACTCAATTGATGAGCCTgggaacttctttttttttcatgtttttcagGAATGATATAAATAGATTAGAtgcaattcttttctttttaggaatGAGAGAAACAGATAAgatgcaattcttttttttaggaaCGAGAGAAATAAATGATTGCCATTTTTTAGGAacgagagattttcttttgtaggAACGAGTGAAATAGATGATTATTTTTGTAGGAATGGGAGATAGGTGAGATGCAAGCTAACTCTTCTGAATGCTAGAACACGTGTACACATTTTTAAGTGCTAGAACACGTGTACACTATTTTATCTGTGCCATTGCAAATGTGTCTTTTTagataaatactactccctccatcccaaaatataaacatttttagcctAATGTAAAGTCaaccatttttaactttgactattaatataaaaaaaataaaaatataatcatgtaaaattgaggttactagatttatcattaatcaaactatcttaatatgtaacttttttatttaaaatattttatttttataaatataatgtgAAAATAGCATGCATCTCGAAGACTGTGTCGGAGTAtaaaattacttatattttaggacatgaGCATTAAAATTCGTCTATTTGTAAGGGATGTTGTGCGTGAAGCTCCACAAGGAGATCTATGCCGCTGCCCTCCCCGGCGGCTGTGACGGCAACACCAACAGCTGAGAGCCCGAGAACAACGCATCACCATTAGTCTTTGTCTTTAGAAAGCCAGCCGCCGGCAACACCAACAGTAGAGAGCCCGAGAGCGACGCGTCGCTGTTAGTTCTGTCTTTAGAAAGCCGCACTCAACACGTTAACACTACAAATTCTCCTAGCATCGGACCCTATAAATCAAGTTTGACCAATAATAAACGTTGGACCGTACCTACTAATTAGAGGCTCGGTGTTATTTAGAAATGTGATAAACTAAAAGCATATTTGTCCGTACAATGCATGGCTCCCCTTAGTTTTGTATtatatgatatgaaaaaaaaacaatcgggtaaaaagaataggaaaaaaaagaaacattagtttcatattatatgatATAGATAcccttttaaaataatattattctgCTGAATAAAAATGAAGGGAGAGCTAGCAGAGGGACACAGTCATTAGGGGATCACGTTAATCACATAAGgaatttccttaatttttaTCAGTAAGGTACAAAATTACTAATGTAGTAATTAaccaattttgtaaaaaaattgagatgtatctttttttttcaataaggaAATTCCTTGAGTTTTTTCATGCGTAGTTTGCCTCCAAATACTTCCCGCCAAACTCAATTTTCCCTCCAAGTAGTACCACAACATTAGAGTAACAAACCTGCTAATCTCTCTCCACATCTCTCTCAACGAATAAGCTCCCTATATAATCCCCATTCAACCTGGAATCAGTTATTCAGTCTTCTGCTCCCCACTATCTCTCACCAGAGCACTCCTCCATCGCCTCCTCCAAGATCGCATTCTCAACTGCTCAGCCGCGCAGGGCCTCCGGCCATGGCTCTCCCCCTCATCTGGCCATCTCTCTAGACTCTCTCCCCTATTTCTTGAGTTGTGGAATCTGCAGACTTGAAGATCCAAACCACCCCATCCTTTTCGCCTGTGCTTGGTGAGGGCAGGTCACAGGAATCGACATTTCAACCAAAGGATTCCTCTCTACGGTTTGTGTACCTTCTCTCTAAAATTCCTGATGCTTATTTCTGAGAGTTAGATCAACTAGGGTTAAATAAAACTGGATGGCTTGCTCTCTGTTAGAGCTATATACACCATGTGTTTGATGAAAAGCACCGGTACCACCATCTAAATTCCATGTTTATTTCTgtacaagaaacaaaattaGTTCCCACTGATGATTATTGAAGTTCTAATCAAACATGCAGTTATTTGATAAACTGTGGTAACATCTGCTAGACAATCTGAACAGGTTAATGACATATGTTCAGTGACATTGACTACATTATTGTGAAATGAGTTAATTGGATTTATGTTGCCagatctatgtaattagttgtGTGCAAAATATTCCTGTTTAGATATCTTGATAATGCTAAGTACCGAATCAAAATGTATGCTCCGACTAATAATCAAAGTTTATGCAAAGTACAGAAGCAGGGGAAGATTCTTGTGTGAAATAGTCAATTTTAGGTTACTGCATTCATTCTCACTTTTATCTCCACCTCTACCATGTGGAACTGAAAATTTGTTATGCTCGTATCTCTGGCTGTACTTCCAAACCCAAACAAGCAGGTCATATGTGTGTTCTTGTCTATAATGAATATAGTGCCCCTGTCTTAACTGAAAGTTTAGTAGTACTTACCGCATTTAAGCTCAATTATATGCATCCAGTTATATCATATTAAGCCATTTATAATTTATAGTTATCTCTTTGAACAATTCATAAGTTTTCAATAGATGTAGTTTTCCAATTTCTGCAAAGCATATGATTTTCATGTAGAGGCGGTCAACCTGTAGCTTTTCTCTTGTAGCTGCCATATTACACTCTGCTTTAGCTTTAACATTTAAGAGCAATTGATGATTTATTTGCTTTCCAGTACTGTGGAAATGGAAGGTGCTGAGAAAAAGGaatatttatttgtttggtTCTTTTCTGGATTCTTCTCTAGCTGAAAGTGCTacatccattattttttttgtcatgcatATACTACACTTATAATTGTATAGTCTTCTAATCTTTTACTCCTTGTGCAGAGATAGTTGTAGTTGGTACAATATTCCCGTATAGTCAAGCATACTTACACATAGATTAATTCGTGCTCTTGAAATACAGTAAGCCAATTTTGCAGGCAAAATGGCTAGAAAGAAACGGTTGAACATAGTACATAGCAGCTGTCACCATGGAAATGGAGAGGGAAGTAGCAGCGGACAATCATTGCCACAAGTCGAGCCTCCTCTACCATATGAAGACGAGGTGATTCATGTTGAGCAGCAAGATGATGAGCCCCTCAACATGCCTGGTAAAACTTTAACTACCTGAATCCCAAATAGTTTGTgattgcatatatatggttaACCTAAAGTTAGTGAGCCTTATGTCAATTAATTTTGTAGTACAAGATGAAGAGGTGAAGAAGCGGAAGGGGACAACCTTGCGATATGTTTGGGATCTTCCACCTGGGAAACGTATAGTTGTAAAATGCAACAGATTAGGGCAACCTATCGGGGATGAAGGTGGATTGCTAGGACAGTTTTTGGGCACATTAGCAAGAAATGGAGCTTACTGTCCATTAGATAAGATGACCTGGAGAAAGATCAAAGCAGATGAAGGAGATTTAACAATATTACAATTTGTCCAGGTACCTCAAACGCTAAAATAGCATAAGTATAATGCTCTGTTTGTATTACTAGTCATTACTTTTTGCCTACTCTCAGATTGATGCATCTGTTCATATCCATGGCAACTGAATGTTTTCGATTCAATGTTTATATGTATTTTACAGATATTCAATGCTGAGTTTTCTTACTTGCTGTTATCCCTTGCCTAACCATTGACGCAATCATGCAAATTAAAATACTTCTACTCTCATTATTCCTATGTATTTCAGACAAAGTTCCTGTACCCTCCATCATGCGTTCAATGGATACTGAAATCAATTGGAAGAGATTGGAGGCGATACAAGGCTGCactaaaagataaatattttaacccAAAGAAGAAGCGTTCTGCTCTATATAAGCTTTGTCCAGACGATGTAGAAAAAGACCAATGGATTCCACTTATCAAATATTGGAAGTCAAAAAAAGGAAAGGTAAAAAATCTGCTCCACAATCTGTACTATTGTCTCATTGACATATATTGTACTGTTGTTCCTACCGTAAACAACATTGGAAGTGTGAACTCAATGAGACTACATTGCTTCTATAATAGGCCCTCAATGCAAAGAACAAAAGAAGTCGTTCAATGTTACAGAACCCTCACTCAGCAGGGACAAAGAGTTATGCTCGTTGGTCTGAGGACTTGGTGAGCCAATTTGTTTTGTTCAAAATTCATCTATACATGTTCACTTTACTTTCTTACATTACCTTTCATTTTCAGAGACAAGATGATCCAAATAAGAAGCAGCCACATAGAGCAATGGTTTACTTAGCAACTcacaaaaaaaaggataaagatAAAAATCAACACGTGGTATGCCATATACACATAATCCTTCCATAAATATCTAATATGTATGTTATCTACCTTGTACAGTGGGCATATATTTTTTCACTTGCAGGTCACATTGGAGAACCTCATCGATGAACAACTAGAGTTGGCACAAAATGACCAAGGAAGAGTTGCATGGGAAGGTAATGCGCTAAATAAAGTATTGGGCAAAGAAAAACTTGGCCAAGTGCACGGAATGGGATTACTTCCTGTTCCTAAGCAGGTTTATGGTCGTACATCACATCATCTCAAGAACATAAACATCACTACAGTGAATGACTCATCATCGGATGAAGAGACACATGTTAGAGGGGAAGTGggggaattaaaaaaattagtcaaaaCACTGGGTCAGCGTATTGAGGAGTTGGAAAACAAAGGAACAAGTAATGGGAATAGTGAACCAACTATGGTAAACGTTATAAATACCTTTGTCCTTAACATTGAATTTTTAGCTACTTCTGATTTCATTTTTGTAGATgcttgtaaaataaaaaatttatgtgaTTCACACTAAAATCTTACCCCTTCCTGATTTCATTGTTGTAGGCAATATCTCAGAGAACTTTTGATGATGGTATTGAAGAGGGAGTAGTACGGACTAATAGAAAGGTAATGTCAAAGTAATGCATTCTATGTTTCTCACCATATTTTGTGCAACAATATTTAAATATGTGCACATACAGAGGGTTCGATGCAGTAGACCTGATCAAGACGACTCAATGAGTAATCAAAGAAATATATCAATGGTATTTTGTCGTTTCTAattgataaattttatttgaacacTCAATACACATACTGGCATGTATAGTAAATTTTTATTGTCCATTCCACTATAGAACAAAAGAAGATGTGAGGAACAGCAAAATATGCACCATGACAATATTCTGGATCTTTGTGGCAAAAAGGTTAGGATTTTTTGTTTTCATTCATATGGTGCAATGCAATTTATATATGGTTTTACATGGATTATATATCATGGAACCAGCACCAGGAGGCTGATAACAACATAGGATCACCATGTCAAGATGATTCATCATCACAGCCACACCTTGCTCATGATCTTCGGCGGGAGGTAGTTCTTGAATGCCTATTAAAATTGTACTTGTTTCTCAATGTGTTTTATCCATCTCACTATGATATTAGAGTGAAATATAAACACGTTGTTGGGAGAACTCCTAGTTAGGCAATGCTACATCTGTGAATGCATCATTTGTGTGAAACATAAACATAATCTTTTCAAGGAGTACCGCTATATTTTTATAGACATTAATCAACTGAAAATTAAGTAGTAGCTTCTAGTGCTCAAGTTTAGCTTTGGACCCTTCATCTATGCCATTTAGTGTTGGCAACCGAATGATAAACATGAAAGGATATTAAAAGCAATTTGTCATATCTTAATAAAGTTGGTCTTGTTCATTTGTGCTATTGGTTTGTATATACCATTTACATGCTCTAAATACTATTATATGTCATGTCCTTCCATTTTTCCTAATTATAAGATTAATGTGCAGAGTTGGGTTCAAAGTACAAAAGTTATGTTATAATGTAATATGTTCTGACCTCTTTGTAATGTAGCAAAATTTCTTATGTCTCAACATAGATGAATAAAAAGAAGCACCGAAATTTAGAGAAATTTGCAAAGACTACAGAAAAACAGGAC is part of the Oryza glaberrima chromosome 12, OglaRS2, whole genome shotgun sequence genome and harbors:
- the LOC127756289 gene encoding uncharacterized protein LOC127756289, which produces MARKKRLNIVHSSCHHGNGEGSSSGQSLPQVEPPLPYEDEVIHVEQQDDEPLNMPVQDEEVKKRKGTTLRYVWDLPPGKRIVVKCNRLGQPIGDEGGLLGQFLGTLARNGAYCPLDKMTWRKIKADEGDLTILQFVQTKFLYPPSCVQWILKSIGRDWRRYKAALKDKYFNPKKKRSALYKLCPDDVEKDQWIPLIKYWKSKKGKALNAKNKRSRSMLQNPHSAGTKSYARWSEDLRQDDPNKKQPHRAMVYLATHKKKDKDKNQHVVTLENLIDEQLELAQNDQGRVAWEGNALNKVLGKEKLGQVHGMGLLPVPKQVYGRTSHHLKNINITTVNDSSSDEETHVRGEVGELKKLVKTLGQRIEELENKGTSNGNSEPTMAISQRTFDDGIEEGVVRTNRKMNKKKHRNLEKFAKTTEKQDTQKKTAHHMAQNRVHSSSMKVGTTIILVTAKYPNKETVAYATYLSSNPRDKVDGVEIGNEFTKVVVNHPLKEDEELVRPLKHCKTIGDAHYEGMSIAWPSFCVCS
- the LOC127756288 gene encoding uncharacterized protein LOC127756288, which codes for MDGNMCQLVQDAFGNTNNDPPVNEYDVQNSLNSGPDHETKAFYDLLRDAHDPLWEGCELTRLSFLVLLFHIKSVNKWSNKSLNDLLAILQQAIPNGKNLPGTFAEAKKIIGKLGLNYVKIHVCPNNCQLYGKAKANDDFCSKCGTSRWKNKEDKTTLTKKERRRVTPRKVLRYFPIKPRLKRLFMHKETAIALRWHDEGRTKDGVLRHPADSEAWKSIDSRNPQFASDSRNIRFAMASDGFNPFGTLSSTYSCWPVVLIPYNLPPWLCMKASSIMLALIIPGPSYPGKDFHLFMEPVYEELFDLFEVGTPTYDASQNEMFQLRAIVLFTISDYPEIGIFAGYSVNGVFACITCREETCSKRLKHGHKYCFMGHRRFLPLDHELQYNENSFDGTEEHRVEPLAYSETSVLQKIEKINDFEKSKTWKCRSGLFSLPYWDLNVLHHNLDVMHIEKNVCDNIYGTLLGLEGKSKDNLQARLDLQEMNIRPDLHPIRKANNKYYLPPASYTMSKREKQQFCKVLHDIKVPDGYAGNISKCINVSQGKISGLKSHDCHILMQELLPVALRGVLPDNVTSVLFDLCGYFREQSSKVLYIDVLDKYLSVLKSYVRNKAHPEGCIAEAYLADECMAFCSRYLEGFETKHNQPTRNDDNDESVACSDDECTPYLFPHVGKPLGKPRSYVIRGLTKMQAHRYVLFNCPDVNPYLRTHADEIRRTYRQGRIIPKIIERIQNEKFHEWFRAHIMDLERENGICSVKNDHRWLARGPIGPAKRYRAFNTRGFRFRPKHLDGVTQNSGVVLSAKTSSYTKSSDTNPILGDLTYYGRVIDIIELNYSGQFSVVLFKCEWVDVVSGKGVKKDKYGYTLVNFSHLIHTGEKVEHEPFIFPNQADQVYYVDDPMNPGWSVVRKNKPRDIYDIGEDEWAGDIEIEPFHVSHLGGMSSNANNYKQWVRTDVEGTTVDVDNNALNNEG